The following nucleotide sequence is from Sphingomonas panacisoli.
GCGCCCTCGCCCTTGGTATAACCGACTTCGCCCGACAGGGTCAGACGCTCGGTCGGATTCCACTTGGCGTCGAGGTTGATGACCCAGGTCGATGAATAGGCGTCGCGGAAGATGTCGTCCTGGACGCGGCCCTGCACCGCGGCGCCGTTCGTCGTCGTCGCGTTCCACGCCGCTTGCGTCAGATAGCCGTTGGTGACCTTATAGCTGGCCAACGCATAGGCCGGCGTGCCGGGGGTCGAGTTGTTGGCGATGACACGGCTGATCCATGCCATCGAGTTGCGGTTGACGTTGTTGGCGTCCATCCGCGTGTAGATCGCGTTGAGGTTCACTTCGAACCGGTCGTCCGGCTTGTACTGCAGCGCGATCGTGCCGCCCTTGCGGACGCGCTTCTGCGTGAAATAGGCGGCGCCGATCAGGTTCGGCGCGGCGACCATCTGGCCCGAATTGGCGAAGTTGGTATAGGTCGTGTAGCCGAGAAACTCTTGGCCATCGCGGCGGAATTCGCGCTCCTGATAGAAGCCGGCGATCAACATCCCGAACGTGCCGGCCTCGTTCTTCCAGCTGTAGAGGCCCGAAACCTGCGGGCGCCACTTGGCCGACAGGTCGTTATAGTTCGCCTGCGCGGTCAGGCTGAACGAATTGGCCTTGAGCTCGAGCGGCTTGCGGCTCGACAGGTTGATCGTGCCGCCGATGCCGCCTTCGGGCAGGTCGGCCTGGGAGGATTTGAACACTTCGAGCTTACCGACGATTTCGGACGGCAACAGGCTGAAGTCGAAGCTGCGCCCGCCCGAAGTCTGGTCGAGCACGAACCAGTCGCCGGTCGCGACCGAATGGCCGTCGAGCAGGGTCAGGTTGAGCGTCGGGTCGGTACCGCGGATCGACACCGACTGGTTTTCGCCGAAACCGCCGGCATTCGCCGATCCGGTCACGACGTTGACGCCGGTCAGGCGGCCGAGCGAGTCGGCGACATTCTTGTCGGGAAACTTGCCGATGTCCTGCGCAGTGACGACTTCGGAGATGATGTCGTTATTGCGCTTGGTCGCAAGCGAGGCGGCGATCGACGAGCGGATACCGCTGATGACGATATCGTCGCCTTGATTGTCGGTCGTCGTGGTTTGGCCGTCACCGGTGCCGGTGGAGGCATCGACCGTGGCGGCCGGCGCCGTCTGCGCGGCGGCCGATCCGGCCATCCCGATCGCGAGCGCACTGGCGGTGCAAATGAAGAGCGCCTTGTGTGACTTGACCATTGACCGTCCCCTTGTCGCTGGAATTGGGTCTAACCAAAGCAGGACCAATTCTCATTTTGTCTCGCCGGACGGACGCGATTACGCCCGCACAGCCCCTTTGCGAATCGCATAAGGCGCCAATGGTCATGAAAATGCAATACCAAAATTAATACCACTGCATCTTTTTGGTATTTTGGTATTGAAATGGCATTATTTGCCGGTCATAAGGATTCGCAACAAGGGGATGCTGACGATGTTCGTCGATCGAGTCGGAAGGCTGCCGGCCGGGGATACCGCGCCGCTGTACCAGCAGCTGCAGCGCATGCTGCGCTCGGCGATCGAGCGGCAGGTGCTGGCTCCCGACGAGGCGCTCCCGCCGGAACGTGATCTCGCCAACGCGTATAACGTGTCCCGCGTCACCGTGCGCAAGGCGCTGGACGGTTTGGTCGATGCACGACTGCTGACTCGGCGACAGGGTGCCGGAACGTTCGTCGCGGCACGTGTCGAGAAGAATTTCGCGACGATTTCGAGCTTCACCGAAGACATGCACTCGCGCGGCCGCGTGCCGCATAGCGAATGGCTGGCGCGCACCGAAGGCACCGTCGCGCCCGAGGAAGCGATGGCGCTGGGCCTTAGCCCCGGCAGCCAGGTGTACCGCTTCACCCGCATCCGCTATGCCGACGGCGTGTCGATGGCGCTCGAATATGCGACGGTGCCGGCGAGTTCGCTGCCCGGCCTCGATGCGGTGACGGAGTCGCTCTACGACGCGCTGGGCGCCGACCGCCCGGTGCGCGTGCTGCAGCGCTTCCGCGCGGTGCTGTTTACCGACGAACAGGCCGAATTGCTGAATATCGACCGCAATTCAGCGGGATTGGAGATCGAACGCCGCGGCTACACGCAGGACGGGCGGACGGTCGAGTTCACCAAATCCTGGTATCGCGGCGACGCTTATGATTTCGTCGCCGAACTCAACGTGCCGCCCGCGAGTTGATGAGCGCATGACGATCGCGCCCGACCAGACGTTGATGTTCGCCGAAGCTGCCGAGGCCGGCGCCGTCGTCGCGCGCCAGGCGATGGTGCAACGCGACGCGCGTGCGGCGCTGATCGAGGCGTTGCGCCGCGATCCACCGCGTCTCGTTGCGACGCTGGCGCGTGGCAGTTCGGACAATGCCGCGACGGTGGCGCGATATCTGATCGAAACGCATTTGTGCCTGTTGACCAGTTCCGCGGCGCCGTCGGTCGCGTCGGTCTATGACGCCGCGCCCGATTATGACGACGTGCTGATGCTGGCGATCTCGCAATCGGGTCGCAGCCCGGACCTGATCGCGGCGGCCGAAATGGCGAAGTCGCACGGCGCGCGATTGGTCGCGTTGGTCAACGACGACGACGCACCGTTGGCAGCGACGGCCGATTTCTTCCTGCCGCTGGCCGCCGGCGCAGAGCGGAGCGTGGCCGCGACCAAATCGTTCGTCGCGAGCGTCGCAGCGCTGCTCTACCTGATCGCCGAATGGTCGGACGACGAGGCGCTGGTCGCCACACTTGCCGATCTTCCGATGCAACTCGACGCCGCGTGGGCGCTCGACTGGTCCGCCGCGCTCGAACCGCTCCGGACGGCGAGCAACCTCTATGTCGTCGCGCGCGGCCCGGCATTCGGGATCGCGCAGGAAATGGCGCTCAAGATCAAGGAAACCTGCGGCTTCCATGCCGAAGCGTTCAGCGCCGCCGAGGTCCGCCACGGCCCGATGGCGATCGTCCAGCAGGGGTTTCACGTTCTTCTGCTCGGCCAGGACGACGAATCGCGCGACAGCGTCGCCGACCTCGCGCCCGACTTCGCCGCGCGCGGCGCGATCGTCCTGCACGCCGGGATCGGCGACGCGCCCGGCCTGCGCCTACCGTCACTCGACGCGCATCCTGCCATCCAGCCGCTGTTGCTGGTGCAAAGCTTCTACCGCCTGGCCAACGCCGTCGCCGTCGCGCGCGGCCGCGATCCCGACCGACCGCCGTTCCTGGCCAAGGTGACCGAAACGGTATGAGCCGCACCGCCCTTGTCAACGGCCGCGTGCTGCTGCCCTCCGGCTTGCGCGACGGCATGTGCGTCGTGATCGGCGACGGCGAGATCCGTGCCGTGTCGTCCGAAGCGCCCGCCGACGCGCGGACCGTGGATCTGAAGGGCAAGACGTTGCTGCCCGGGTTCATCGACACGCAGGTCAACGGCGGCGGGGGCAAGCTGTTCAACGACGACCCCAGCGTCGCCGCGATCCGGACCATCGCCGAAACGCACCGCCGTTTCGGCACGACGGGGTTGCTGCCGACGCTGATCAGCGACGATCTGTCGGTCGTCGAAGCCGGCATCCGCGCGGTCGATGCCGCGATCGAGCAGGGCGTACCCGGCATCCTGGGCATTCATATCGAGGGGCCATTCCTTGCGAAGGCGCGGCGCGGCATCCACTCGGCCGACAAGCTCCAGCCGCTCAAGGACGAGTATCTCGACCTGCTGACATCGGCGAAGCACGGCAAGACGCTGGTTACGCTCGCGCCCGAATGCGTGACGCCCGAGCAAATCCGGCATCTCGTCGCGAAGGGCGTGATCGTGGCGGCGGGGCATTCGGACGCCCGCTACGAGATCGTGCGCGCCGCGATCGAGGCCGGCATCACCGGCTTCACCCATCTGTTCAACGCGATGTCGCAACTCGCCAATCGCGCGCCGGGGATGGTCGGCGCGGCGCTGGAGGACGATGCGACGTTCGCCGGGATCATCGCCGACGGCTACCACCTCCACGCCGCGACGTTGCGCGTGGCGGTACGAGCGAAGGGCGCGCACCGGCTGATGCTCGTCACCGACGCGATGCCGAGCGTGGGGACCGACGATACCGGCTTCATCCTGCAGGGCCGTGAAATCTGGCGCGATGGCGATACGTTGCACGGCGCCGACGGCGTGCTCGCCGGATCGACGCTGACGATGGCGGGTGCGGTACGCGGGATGATGGCGCGGGGCCGCGTCCCGCTGGCCGCAGCGGCGGCGATGGCGGCGACGACGCCGGCGGCGTTCCTGGGGCAGAGCGATCAACGCGGCGCGATCGCGGCAGGGATGCGGGCCGACTTGGTGTTGGTCGATGACGATCTAAACGTGATCGAAACCTGGATCGGCGGCGAGACCAGTGCTGCCTCCGCGGATCAGCGCGCCATCATCTGACCGAGCTGACGCCGCACGCGTTCCTTGCTCGCTTCGCTCAACTCACCGCGAATACCGCGTTTGTCGGGCGCCAGATGCTCGGGCGGCGGGCCGAACACGAAATGCTCGAACATCGCGCGCCACGCCTCGCGCTGATTGGCGGGCAAGTCGCCGAACGCCAGGATGGCGTGGACCATCGTATCGATCGGCGCGAGACCCGGCTGGCGCGGGGAGGCTTCGTCCCACCAATAATTGACCAGGATGCCGATCGCGTCGAGCGACCGGACATGGTGCCACCACATATGCGGGATGAACAACGCATCGCCGGGCGCGAGTTCGACGACGCGCGATTGCGCCATCGCCTCGGCCGCCAGCGGAAAAAGATCGAAATCGGGCTCGTCGGGATCGAACAGGCTGACCGGCGTCCCGGCCGGCGTGAACTCGAACGGGCCGATATAGAGGTTGCCGACCTGGCCGGGCGGAAACAGCCGGAAGCGCCGCCGCCCCGCCGCGACCACCGCGATATTACTGTTCATGTCCTGGTGCGTCGCGACGCGGACGCGATTGCCGATCCAGATTCGCGGCGCCACGCCCGACGGCACGAGGGCGATGCCGTTCGCCGCCTCGAACCCCGGCAGCGCCTCCGGCACCATCACCGCTTGCGCCGCGATACCAGGCGGATCGCTCTGTCCGGACGCTGCCGACAATTGCGCGAACAGGCCAGCGAGCGTTCCCGTCCTGCGATCGAAATCGAGCTTCGACAGATCGGCATCGTACGTCAGCCGTCCCTCGGCGCTGGGTGGCGCGTTGACGATGCTGACCGGCGCGCCGGTATCGAACTGGGCGAGATACGCGAACGGATCGCTGGCTTTGACGAGCGGCCAGTCCGCCGCGATGCCGCGAAACACCACGGGCTCGTTCAGCGCGCTCAGATCGACGGCTTCGCCTGTTGGGATTTCACGGATCGCCGGCATCGCGCCGGGATAGGGCGGCGGCGGCCGAAATGCACCGTATTATTGATCGAAATCGCTACGACCACGCTCGGTGCCGTGGAGCGACGACCACAGCCCCTGTGTCCCCGCTTCCTGCGCACGGTTGACGAATTGCGACGCGACCAGCCAGCCCTTGATCGGCCGCAGCGGCGCGAGAGTGCCGATCGCCATGAAGGGCACCGACGTCACCAGATGCACCCATAAAGGCGGATCGAACGCCACCTGTATCCACACGACCAGCGCGATCAGCGGCAGCGCGATGATGCAGAGCGAGAAGAAGGCCGGGCCGTCATCGGGCGCAGCGAAGCGATAATCGAGCCCGCAATGATCGCACGTGTCGACGATCTTGAGCCACGACCTGAACATCTTGCCGACCCCGCAGCGCGGACACAGTCCGTGCCAGCCGCAATGCATGATCCACGCGAACTTCTGCTTGCCGGTGGTGAGGGGCGGCGCACTGGGCCGATCGCTGTCCATGCCGGCGACATAGGCGCGCGTGGCCGCGATTCCCAAGCAAAAGAAGCAATCATATTGATCGCTTTCGACGCGCATCGCGTGCCGCCCTGGACCGGTTGAACCGATCGCATGGTTCGCTGAACTAAGCTAAGCATGGGGGCTGGAAACAAGGAGCACGGCGTGCGGTCGCTTGCGGCTCGGTCGAATGCGGCCGAGCGTCGTCACGTTCACGACCTTCAGCTGATCGCGCGCATCAGCGACGGCGACGTCGCGGCGTTCGAAGAGCTATATCGCGCCTATCACCCCGGCATGACGCGGTTCGTCGCCAACCTGGTGCGGCGGCCGACGATGATCGCGGAAGTGGTCAACGACACGATGATGGTGGTGTGGGAAAAGGGCGGCAGCTTCAACGGCGCGAGCAAGCTGTCGACTTGGATGTTCGCGATAGCCTACCGCAAGGCGATGCGCGCGCTACGGCGGCTGGACGAAGCGGTGGAGGATACGCAATCGGACAAGCGCCCCGCGCTCGATCTGACGCCCGAGGAAGCGAGCACGCAATCGCGATCGAGCATGTTGCTGGCCGATGCGATGGCGTCGCTGTCGGACGACCACCGCACCGTGGTCACCCTCACCTACTTCCACGAAATGGACTATCGCGAGATTGCCGGGGTGATGGGGTGCCCGGTCGACACCGTTAAAACGCGTATGTTCCACGCCCGCCGGCATCTGCGCCGGATATTGGGCGGCGAATTGGCGGATTGGGTTTAGGATGATGACGATGGGAAAGCTGGTCCACCTCCACGGCGACGCGCACGAGCAAACGCTCAAGCTGCTGCCCTGGTATCTGAACGACACGCTCGACGACGCCGAGGCGGCGATGGTCGAAGCGCATCTGGCCGAATGCCCGGCATGCCGGCGCGAGACGGACAATGAGCGCGGCTTGCGGACCGGCGTCACCAGCCTGGGGGTCGATGTCGATCAGGGCTGGGCCGCGATCGCGCGCAAGATCGACGGTGCGGAGGCCCCGCCGGTGCGGCACGCGCCGATGTGGCGGCAGCGAATCGGACTAGGCTGGGCGGCCGGCGGCGCGTTGGCAGCATCGGTGGCGACGGTTGCCGTCGTGTCGTTGGCGCCGATCCAACCCGCCAGTCCGTATCATGCGCTCGGGACCCCGGCCACGCCTGGCAAGGTCGAGGCCAACGCCATCATTCTGTTCGCGCCGAGTGTGTCGGCGGGCGACATGCGCAGCGCGCTGACCGCCGCAGGCGCACGGATTACGGACGGCCCGTTGGCGAGCGGCGGCTATATGCTGCGGATCGAGCCGGGCCGGCGCGCCAGCGCGCTCACGCAGCTGCGGGGACGAAGCGGCGTGGTGATGGCCGAGCCGCTCGACTCACCGACGCCGCAATGATCTGGCGGTGGTTCTTTGCGCTGTCGGCGGTGCCGCTGCTGTTCGCGACCGGCACGGCGCCGGCCAAGAACGTCGCGACGCGCGTCGACGCGACCGATGCCGTTCGCCCGGCACAAGTGCTGGTAATGCTGCGCCTGCCGCCGCTGCACTTACGCGGCGGGGCAACCTATTCGGGTAGCTATGGCGACGCTGCATCGCAGGCGGCGCGCCGACGGATCGCGAACGGCATCGCCAGGAAATACGGCATGCGGGTCGCCGAAAGCTGGCCGATGCCGTTGCTGGGCGTCGATTGCTTGGCGCTCGATTTGCCGCCCGGCCTGTCGGTCGATGGGGCGATTGCCTTACTGTCGCGCGACAAGGCCGTGTTGTGGGCGCAACCGGTCCAAACCTATGAAGGCCGTGGCGCGCCGGCGACGAGCGACCCGCTCTATCTCGCTCAGCCGTCCGCCAGCGCCTGGCGCCTGTCGACGCTACATAGCTACGCGACCGGGCGCGGCGTGCGCGTCGCGGTAATCGACAGCAAGATCGAGCTGACGCACCCGGACCTTGCCGGGCAATTCAGCGTCGATGCGGATTTCGTCGGCGGCCGCGTGCCGCTCGCCGAACGCCACGGCACGGGTGTCGCCGGCGTCATCGCGGCGAAGGCCGATAACGGCATCGGAGTCGCCGGGGTGGCACCGGCCGCGCGGCTGATGGCGCTGCGCGCATGCTGGGAATCGACCAGCGGCACGCGGCCGACATTGTGCAGTACGCTGAGTCTCGCGAAGGCGATCGAATATGCGATCGATCACGACGCCCAGATCATCAACCTCAGCCTCAGCGGCCCGCCCGACCCGTTGCTCGACAAGCTGATCGATGTTGCGTTGACGCGCGGCATTTCGGTCGTCGCGGCCTATGACGGCGCGGCGCTGAAGGGCGGGTTTCCCGCGTCGAAGCCCGGCGTGATCGCGGTCACGGACGAATCTTTACCGGCTTGGCCGGCGACGGTGTACGGTGCCCCCGGACGCGACATTCCCACCACGGAGCCTGGCGGCAAATGGTACATCGTCAACGGCAGCTCCTATGCAGCGGCGCACGTCGCGGGGCTGATCGCGCTCGCCCGGGAACGGCGCAGCGGCGCCCGCATGCGGATCGCGCTCAAGCCCAACGGGCGGATCATCGACGCCTGCGCGACGCTGGTCTCGACCTCGCCCTCCTGTGACTGCGAATGCGCGATCCGACGAGCGCAACAGGCGCGCGGCAAGTCCTGAGCGACCCCACCTGCGTTTAATATTGCCAGTCGCCGCAGCGATCGCCGCCATGCTCGCGGTGCCGCCCGCGCATGCCCAAGTCTCCGGCCGCGTATCGATCGACAGCCAGTATCGCAGCCGCGGCTACCAAATCACCGACGCCAGCCCGGTCGTAACCGCGGCGATCAGCTACGACGACAGATCGGGCGCCTATGCGAGCGGGGTCGTCATCGCCGGCGTCGAGGATTCGGACATCGGCATCGCCGGTTACGAAGCAACCCTGGGCTATGCGGCGCGAGTGACACGCGCGTTGTCGATCGAGGCCGGCGTGCAGCGAACGGCCTATGCCCGGCGGACCGGCGAGCGGCTCGCTTTGGCCTATGACGAGCTCTACGCCGGGCTGACGTTCCGCGCGATCACGGCGCGTATCTATTATTCGCCCGATTATCTGCGTCCGGGCCGTCGCACGCTGTATACGGAGGTCGAGGGGAGCCTTCGCGTGCTGCCCAAGCTGAACGTCAACGCCCATGTCGGCGCTCTCACTGATCTCGGCACCCCGCCGCCGTTCGTTGCACGCTCCAGGATCGACTGGCGCGTCACGGTCTCGCGATTGCTCGGACCGTTCGAACTCTATGCCGGCCTGTCGGGTCGCGGACCCGGCGCCGATTTCTACGCGCGGACCAGAGGCCGCGCGGTCGCGACCATCGGGGCTGCCTTCGCGTTCTAGTCGCCGACAGACGCCTGACCTTCGTCAGGCTAGCCGACGCGCGTTCGCCATGACTTGCGTGTGGATCGGCGCCCACCACGCAGCAGTGGCGTCGATCGAACTCTCCCACCAATCCAGCAGCGCGATATCGCCGAACCGCATGGCGTCGGTCCGTAAGGCGCGGGCCGCACCAGCCTGAGCCTTGCCGAACGCAGCCGCTTTTTCCGGGACCAGTCGGCCGAACTCGGCCAGCGGCTCGCGGCCGGGAGCGCCGAACATCGCCATCCGCGCGCCGATCACCGCCTGCGACGCCGCCAACGTCTCGGCGATCGTCAGCGACAGGCGCCACATATCGAAACTCGCCGTCACGAAACGATCGATCGCATGGTCGTGCTTCATCGTCATTGCTCCCGGTCGTGAGCCTGGCAGTTAGGGGCGCGCGCTGCAGTGCACAATCTTCACGAACGCCTTTTTCGACACTGCCGTCGGACACCTGTGACATCTTCGCCACAATCTTGATTGATGAATGAATGAATATTGACACGAGAGTGAGCGTCTGTATTTTTCGGCGCTCCACGCATCCGAGAATGCGATGATTTTTTGGGAGGGTTCGATGAAGGCAGGTTTCTGGCTATCGGTTTCGGTCGCCGCATTGATGAGCTCGGGTGTCGCGCACGCGCAGACCGCCCCCACCACCGATCCGACAGCGGCCAGCGCGCCCGATGCGCAGACCGGCACCGACACGCAGGACGGCGATATCGTCATCACCGCCGAGCGCCGCTCGACCAGCCTTCAGCGTACCCCAGTCGCCGCCAGCGTCCTCAACGGCGAAGACCTCGTTCGCAAGAGCATCAGCACTGTCGAACAGTTGCAGTTCGCGACGCCGTCGCTGACCGTCAACACGTCGGGTCAGTCGAACAGCTTCAACATCCGCGGTATCGGCAAGACCGAAATCACCAGCTCGATCGGCGTCGGCGTCGTCACCTATCGCGACGGCGTGGCGACATTCCCGGGCTATTTCCAAACCGAACCCTATTACGACATCGCCAGCGTCGAAGTGCTGCGCGGTCCGCAGGGCACCTTCGCCGGTGGCAACGCGACCGGCGGCGCGGTGTTCATCACCGAGAAGAACCCGGACACGAAAGCCGTCAACGGCTACATGCTGGCGCAGTACGGGAACTATAACGACTACAAGTTCCAGGGCGCGATCAACCTGCCGATCAGCAGCACCCTGGCGCTGCGCGTGGCCGGCAACTACGAAAAGCGCGACACCTTCTTCAAGGTGACCGGGCCGTGGACCGGCAATCCGGGCAACCTCGATTCGTTCAGCACCCGCGCCAGCCTGTTGTGGGAGCCGGATTCGCACCTGCGCGTGCTGATCAAGGGCGACTATAACAACGTCATCTACGGCGGTTTCCCCAACACCCCGGCCTATTTCAACCGGGGCACGGCGGCGGCGCCGATTTTCGTTGCCAACAATTCCGATCCGTTCAACGTCACCAGCAACGCGTTCCTGACGGGCAAGGACGAGTTCGGTCGCGTGTCGGCGAACATCAGCTACACGTTCGACAGCGGCCTCATGATCCGCTCGATCTCGGCTTATCAGAACGGCACCACGCAGGAGACGCTCGACGCCGACGGCACCGCGACCGGCAATCCGGTCATCGCGCCGAGCGGCAACCAGACGTTCCAGGATTTTGCGCGCGAGCACATCTGGTCGCAGGAATTCAACATCGTCTCGCCCGACAGCAACCGTTTCACCTGGTTGCTCGGCGCGTACGTCCAGCGTGACAGCTATCGTTTCCCGCCGAACGGCGGCTATCGCTCGCTGAGCGACACCGGGACGCTGCGCTCGCTCGAGATCATCGGCACCAACCCCCACACCGCGCTCGCCGGGTTCGGCCAGATCGGGTACAAGCTGACCGACAGCCTGCAGGTTACGCTCGGCGGCCGCTGGTCGCGCACCACGTCGCGCAACGATGCCACTTATCCGGCCACGTTGTTCGTCGGGATTCTCGTGCCGGTGACCATCAAGCAGAACGATTTCTTCTCGAGCAGCAACGTCGATGGCA
It contains:
- a CDS encoding cupin-like domain-containing protein, whose translation is MPAIREIPTGEAVDLSALNEPVVFRGIAADWPLVKASDPFAYLAQFDTGAPVSIVNAPPSAEGRLTYDADLSKLDFDRRTGTLAGLFAQLSAASGQSDPPGIAAQAVMVPEALPGFEAANGIALVPSGVAPRIWIGNRVRVATHQDMNSNIAVVAAGRRRFRLFPPGQVGNLYIGPFEFTPAGTPVSLFDPDEPDFDLFPLAAEAMAQSRVVELAPGDALFIPHMWWHHVRSLDAIGILVNYWWDEASPRQPGLAPIDTMVHAILAFGDLPANQREAWRAMFEHFVFGPPPEHLAPDKRGIRGELSEASKERVRRQLGQMMAR
- a CDS encoding SIS domain-containing protein — protein: MTIAPDQTLMFAEAAEAGAVVARQAMVQRDARAALIEALRRDPPRLVATLARGSSDNAATVARYLIETHLCLLTSSAAPSVASVYDAAPDYDDVLMLAISQSGRSPDLIAAAEMAKSHGARLVALVNDDDAPLAATADFFLPLAAGAERSVAATKSFVASVAALLYLIAEWSDDEALVATLADLPMQLDAAWALDWSAALEPLRTASNLYVVARGPAFGIAQEMALKIKETCGFHAEAFSAAEVRHGPMAIVQQGFHVLLLGQDDESRDSVADLAPDFAARGAIVLHAGIGDAPGLRLPSLDAHPAIQPLLLVQSFYRLANAVAVARGRDPDRPPFLAKVTETV
- a CDS encoding TorF family putative porin, producing MPVAAAIAAMLAVPPAHAQVSGRVSIDSQYRSRGYQITDASPVVTAAISYDDRSGAYASGVVIAGVEDSDIGIAGYEATLGYAARVTRALSIEAGVQRTAYARRTGERLALAYDELYAGLTFRAITARIYYSPDYLRPGRRTLYTEVEGSLRVLPKLNVNAHVGALTDLGTPPPFVARSRIDWRVTVSRLLGPFELYAGLSGRGPGADFYARTRGRAVATIGAAFAF
- a CDS encoding anti-sigma factor — translated: MGKLVHLHGDAHEQTLKLLPWYLNDTLDDAEAAMVEAHLAECPACRRETDNERGLRTGVTSLGVDVDQGWAAIARKIDGAEAPPVRHAPMWRQRIGLGWAAGGALAASVATVAVVSLAPIQPASPYHALGTPATPGKVEANAIILFAPSVSAGDMRSALTAAGARITDGPLASGGYMLRIEPGRRASALTQLRGRSGVVMAEPLDSPTPQ
- a CDS encoding DUF983 domain-containing protein, which translates into the protein MDSDRPSAPPLTTGKQKFAWIMHCGWHGLCPRCGVGKMFRSWLKIVDTCDHCGLDYRFAAPDDGPAFFSLCIIALPLIALVVWIQVAFDPPLWVHLVTSVPFMAIGTLAPLRPIKGWLVASQFVNRAQEAGTQGLWSSLHGTERGRSDFDQ
- a CDS encoding GntR family transcriptional regulator, with amino-acid sequence MFVDRVGRLPAGDTAPLYQQLQRMLRSAIERQVLAPDEALPPERDLANAYNVSRVTVRKALDGLVDARLLTRRQGAGTFVAARVEKNFATISSFTEDMHSRGRVPHSEWLARTEGTVAPEEAMALGLSPGSQVYRFTRIRYADGVSMALEYATVPASSLPGLDAVTESLYDALGADRPVRVLQRFRAVLFTDEQAELLNIDRNSAGLEIERRGYTQDGRTVEFTKSWYRGDAYDFVAELNVPPAS
- a CDS encoding S8 family peptidase — translated: MIWRWFFALSAVPLLFATGTAPAKNVATRVDATDAVRPAQVLVMLRLPPLHLRGGATYSGSYGDAASQAARRRIANGIARKYGMRVAESWPMPLLGVDCLALDLPPGLSVDGAIALLSRDKAVLWAQPVQTYEGRGAPATSDPLYLAQPSASAWRLSTLHSYATGRGVRVAVIDSKIELTHPDLAGQFSVDADFVGGRVPLAERHGTGVAGVIAAKADNGIGVAGVAPAARLMALRACWESTSGTRPTLCSTLSLAKAIEYAIDHDAQIINLSLSGPPDPLLDKLIDVALTRGISVVAAYDGAALKGGFPASKPGVIAVTDESLPAWPATVYGAPGRDIPTTEPGGKWYIVNGSSYAAAHVAGLIALARERRSGARMRIALKPNGRIIDACATLVSTSPSCDCECAIRRAQQARGKS
- a CDS encoding RNA polymerase sigma factor — translated: MRSLAARSNAAERRHVHDLQLIARISDGDVAAFEELYRAYHPGMTRFVANLVRRPTMIAEVVNDTMMVVWEKGGSFNGASKLSTWMFAIAYRKAMRALRRLDEAVEDTQSDKRPALDLTPEEASTQSRSSMLLADAMASLSDDHRTVVTLTYFHEMDYREIAGVMGCPVDTVKTRMFHARRHLRRILGGELADWV
- a CDS encoding TonB-dependent receptor: MKAGFWLSVSVAALMSSGVAHAQTAPTTDPTAASAPDAQTGTDTQDGDIVITAERRSTSLQRTPVAASVLNGEDLVRKSISTVEQLQFATPSLTVNTSGQSNSFNIRGIGKTEITSSIGVGVVTYRDGVATFPGYFQTEPYYDIASVEVLRGPQGTFAGGNATGGAVFITEKNPDTKAVNGYMLAQYGNYNDYKFQGAINLPISSTLALRVAGNYEKRDTFFKVTGPWTGNPGNLDSFSTRASLLWEPDSHLRVLIKGDYNNVIYGGFPNTPAYFNRGTAAAPIFVANNSDPFNVTSNAFLTGKDEFGRVSANISYTFDSGLMIRSISAYQNGTTQETLDADGTATGNPVIAPSGNQTFQDFAREHIWSQEFNIVSPDSNRFTWLLGAYVQRDSYRFPPNGGYRSLSDTGTLRSLEIIGTNPHTALAGFGQIGYKLTDSLQVTLGGRWSRTTSRNDATYPATLFVGILVPVTIKQNDFFSSSNVDGKFAINWTIDSNNFAYAFVATGTKAGGLNGSNFFGVTPRAFRPERVTDYEIGYKGTLMNGHLRTQIGGYYNVYKNFQVSIVDPATPNYNSIFNVPNPTKLYGLEASAQGSFGAFQFDFSTSISHSEVGKFFARDPRIGTTGTCDPVNGPGNATCLNLDGRRQTYSPQFTVSVGAQYAIPLGTGVTLTPRVDYAHISSVWATLFQRADLGDYLPQRNIVNAQLTLNTGKWTIGAYSTNLTDQHYISSLNGIRRMAAPPRQYGVRASFSF
- the nagA gene encoding N-acetylglucosamine-6-phosphate deacetylase, translating into MSRTALVNGRVLLPSGLRDGMCVVIGDGEIRAVSSEAPADARTVDLKGKTLLPGFIDTQVNGGGGKLFNDDPSVAAIRTIAETHRRFGTTGLLPTLISDDLSVVEAGIRAVDAAIEQGVPGILGIHIEGPFLAKARRGIHSADKLQPLKDEYLDLLTSAKHGKTLVTLAPECVTPEQIRHLVAKGVIVAAGHSDARYEIVRAAIEAGITGFTHLFNAMSQLANRAPGMVGAALEDDATFAGIIADGYHLHAATLRVAVRAKGAHRLMLVTDAMPSVGTDDTGFILQGREIWRDGDTLHGADGVLAGSTLTMAGAVRGMMARGRVPLAAAAAMAATTPAAFLGQSDQRGAIAAGMRADLVLVDDDLNVIETWIGGETSAASADQRAII